In Carya illinoinensis cultivar Pawnee chromosome 16, C.illinoinensisPawnee_v1, whole genome shotgun sequence, a single window of DNA contains:
- the LOC122299573 gene encoding rhamnogalacturonan I rhamnosyltransferase 1-like translates to MCRIERKSGEYKEGEEKRERRIEMGLKAMGGGGEARIDKLKSSMSRSRMKLWMIRATTSVLLWTCVVQLTALGDMWGPRVLKGWPSCFSQESSVNNAVSVPLVPTLVLPPKRVYKNNGYLMVSCNGGLNQMRAAICDMVAIARYLNVTLIVPELDKTSFWADPSEFQDIFDVDHFITSLRDEVRVLKELPPRLKKRVELGRVYSMPPISWSDISYYHDQILPLIRKYKVVHLNRTDARLANNGQPLMLQKLRCRVNFSALRFTSQIEELGRRVIKLLRQNGPFLVLHLRYEMDMLAFSGCTQGCNNEEVEELTRMRYAYPWWKEKIINSELKRKDGLCPLTPEETALTLSALDIDPNFQIYIAAGEIYGGERRMASLARAYPKLVRKETLLEPSDLRFFQNHSSQMAALDYLVSLESDIFVPTFDGNMAKVVEGHRRFLAFKKTILLDRGMLVNLIDQYNMGTLSWDEFSSAVKETHAYRMGNPTKRSVIPDRPKEEDYFYANPEECLPPSDESFSSMEALR, encoded by the exons ATGTGCAGGATAGAGAGGAAGAGCGGTGAATATAAGGAGGgggaggagaagagagagaggagaatagAGATGGGTTTGAAGGCAATGGGTGGTGGGGGAGAGGCTAGGATTGATAAGCTGAAGAGCTCGATGTCGAGGTCGAGAATGAAGCTATGGATGATACGCGCTACGACTTCGGTTTTGCTCTGGACCTGCGTCGTACAGTTGACGGCATTGGGGGATATGTGGGGGCCTAGGGTTTTGAAGGGCTGGCCCTCTTGTTTCTCCCAGGAGTCCTCCGTTAACAACGCTGTCAGCGTGCCCCTTGTTCCGACCCTTGTTCTTCCGCCCAAAA GGGTTTATAAGAACAACGGTTACCTTATGGTCTCATGCAATGGAGGACTCAACCAAATGAGAGCAGCG ATCTGTGACATGGTTGCTATTGCAAGATATTTAAATGTCACACTTATAGTCCCTGAACTGGATAAAACATCCTTTTGGGCTGATCCCAG TGAATTCCAAGACATATTTGATGTGGATCATTTCATTACTTCCTTGAGAGATGAGGTTCGAGTATTGAAAGAATTGCCTCCCAGGCTCAAGAAGAGAGTGGAACTAGGAAGAGTTTATTCAATGCCTCCAATCAGCTGGTCTGACATATCTTACTATCATGATCAG ATTCTTCCTCTAATTCGGAAGTACAAAGTTGTACATCTAAATAGAACCGATGCGCGACTGGCCAATAATGGCCAACCTTTGATGCTCCAGAAGCTGCGCTGCAGAGTAAATTTTAGTGCTCTGAGATTCACTTCTCAGATAGAAGAGTTGGGCAGAAGGGTTATCAAACTTTTAAGGCAAAATGGTCCATTCCTAGTACTTCATCTTAGGTATGAAATGGACATGTTGGCATTTTCTGGCTGCACTCAAGGTTGCAACAATGAGGAGGTGGAGGAGTTGACGAGAATGAG GTATGCCTATCCCTGGtggaaagagaaaataataaactctgaattgaaaaggaaagatGGTCTGTGCCCTTTGACACCTGAGGAAACTGCTCTGACACTCAGCGCATTGGACATCGATCCTAATTTCCAGATTTATATAGCAGCTGGTGAGATTTATGGTGGAGAAAGGAGAATGGCAAGTCTTGCGAGGGCTTATCCAAAATTG GTCAGAAAGGAGACACTATTGGAACCATCTGACCTTAGGTTTTTCCAAAATCACTCGTCCCAGATGGCCGCATTGGATTATCTAGTCTCACTGGAGAGTGATATTTTTGTCCCTACATTTGATGGAAACATGGCCAAGGTTGTTGAAGGCCACCGCAG ATTTCTTGCATTTAAGAAGACAATTTTATTGGATAGAGGAATGCTGGTAAATTTGATAGACCAGTACAATATGGGAACACTTAGTTGGGATGAGTTCTCATCAGCAGTGAAGGAAACTCATGCATATCGTATGGGTAACCCAACTAAAAGGTCGGTGATCCCAGACAGACCCAAAGAAGAGGACTATTTCTATGCTAACCCAGAAGAGTGTTTGCCACCGTCAGACGAATCGTTCAGTAGTATGGAAGCATTACGTTAG